The following are from one region of the Anguilla rostrata isolate EN2019 chromosome 7, ASM1855537v3, whole genome shotgun sequence genome:
- the adissp gene encoding adipose-secreted signaling protein has product MATAKKGSASKAGGVRFSEETASAHSHVHFDEKLHDSVVMVIPEKDGNFLVKVGFLKIQHKYEIIFTLPEVPALGKDVCSAPVPNPHLRVTDVKVAPEGGLRVTCEYMAHQEGVLQEEMTLVSESKEDACVRVRVHARVMDRHHGTPMLLEGVRCVGAELEYDSEHSDWQGFD; this is encoded by the exons ATGGCTACAGCGAAGAAGG GCTCGGCGTCGAAGGCGGGAGGGGTGCGCTTCTCCGAAGAGACGGCCAGTGCCCACTCCCATGTCCATTTTGACGAAAAGCTACACGACTCCGTTGTCATGGTGATCCCAGAAAAGGACGGGAACTTCCTGGTCAAG gtggGCTTCCTAAAGATCCAGCACAAATACGAGATCATCTTCACACTCCCCGAAGTGCCCGCCCTGGGCAAGGACGTGTGCTCCGCCCCCGTGCCCAACCCACACCTCCGAGTCACCGATGTCAAGGTGGCGCCTGAGG GTGGTTTGAGAGTCACCTGCGAGTACATGGCCCACCAGGAGGGggtgctgcaggaggagatGACGCTGGTGAGCGAGAGCAAAGAGGACGCCTGCGTGCGAGTGCGGGTGCACGCCCGAGTCATGG ATCGGCACCACGGGACACCCATGCTGCTGGAGGGGGTGCGgtgtgtgggggcggagctggagtACGACTCGGAGCACAGCGACTGGCAGGGGTTTgactag